One stretch of Arachis hypogaea cultivar Tifrunner chromosome 20, arahy.Tifrunner.gnm2.J5K5, whole genome shotgun sequence DNA includes these proteins:
- the LOC112782629 gene encoding probable cinnamyl alcohol dehydrogenase 1 — protein MMNFESGNEDCLGWAARDASGVLSPYKFSRKAVGNDDVYVKITHCGICYADVVSTRNSFGATNYPVVPGHEIAGIVTKVGSNVQRFNVGDHVGVGTYVNSCRDCRNCNAGLEIQCGKGRVFTYDSVDSDGTITKGGYSTFIVVHHRYCFMIPKSYPLASAAPLLCAGITVYSPMIRHNMNQPGKSLGVIGLGGLGHMAVKFGKAFGLDVTVFSTSISKKDEALNLLGADNFVVSSDQEQMSALAESLDFIIDTASGNHPFDPYMFLLKTCGVLVLVGAPSEIKLSPGSLIGGMRSISGSAAGGTKDTQEMIDLCAEKEIYPNIEVIPIEYANEAFERIINKDVKYRFVIDIENSLK, from the exons ATGATGAATTTCGAAAGTGGCAATGAAGATTGCTTAGGTTGGGCAGCAAGAGATGCATCTGGTGTTCTCTCACCATACAAATTCAGTCGCAA GGCTGTAGGAAACGATGATGTTTATGTTAAGATCACACACTGCGGTATTTGTTATGCTGATGTAGTTTCCACAAGGAATTCATTTGGTGCCACAAATTACCCTGTTGTGCCCGG ACATGAGATTGCAGGCATTGTGACAAAGGTTGGTTCCAATGTCCAACGTTTCAATGTTGGTGACCATGTTGGAGTAGGGACTTATGTTAACTCGTGCCGCGACTGCCGAAATTGCAATGCAGGACTTGAAATTCAATGTGGTAAAGGACGAGTTTTTACTTATGATAGTGTTGATTCTGATGGTACAATCACAAAAGGAGGATACTCCACTTTCATAGTAGTTCATCATAG GTATTGTTTTATGATACCAAAGAGCTATCCATTGGCTTCAGCAGCACCTTTGCTCTGTGCCGGAATCACTGTTTATTCGCCGATGATTCGTCACAATATGAATCAGCCTGGTAAATCTCTAGGTGTTATTGGCCTTGGTGGCCTTGGTCATATGGCAGTTAAATTTGGAAAGGCTTTTGGATTGGATGTAACAGTTTTCAGCACCAGCATATCTAAAAAAGATGAGGCCCTAAATCTTCTTGGTGCAGACAATTTTGTTGTTTCATCTGATCAAGAACAAATGAGT GCATTGGCTGAGTCATTAGACTTTATAATTGACACAGCATCTGGTAATCACCCTTTTGATCCTTACATGTTTCTTCTGAAAACATGTGGTGTCTTAGTCTTAGTTGGGGCTCCAAGTGAAATCAAATTAAGCCCAGGAAGCCTTATTGGTG GGATGAGAAGCATTTCTGGAAGTGCTGCAGGAGGCACAAAAGATACCCAAGAGATGATTGATTTGTGTGCTGAAAAGGAGATTTATCCAAATATAGAAGTGATTCCCATTGAATATGCTAATGAAGCTTTTGAAAGGATCATAAACAAAGATGTCAAGTATAGGTTTGTGATAGACATTGAAAATTCCCTCAAGTAA
- the LOC112782628 gene encoding uncharacterized protein, producing MQMQTCFLVAVQSVLGFYHRFLRITLALMDFPSTIRFIAQASEVSCGFILLGYVSRIFNILGLILILFFTLKIYRISHPNSKALKHFPPYYPPPRSPPAPAPAPAPKIHHAVDADIPKPSSRKKSQMEDTLDDKEDHVEDEVFDVMALRNLVKFERQRFSAACAEIENERIAAASAAEEAMAMILRLQNEKSAIEIQANQFRRMMDQKQDYDNEVIDNLRWSIVHHENQKSLLEEQLAIYREKLRQFLTDDEIDLLDGSDNPRGGFLDFAIEYDVDNADVDDPGSGPDNVYSENDDDHSRNAYSENNDNDEDHARNAFSEYDDNDDDDAGNASSENDVDAGNVSSENDLDAGNASSEADNDDDRHHA from the coding sequence ATGCAGATGCAGACTTGCTTCTTGGTTGCAGTTCAGTCCGTTCTTGGCTTCTACCACCGCTTTCTCCGAATTACCCTCGCACTCATGGATTTCCCTTCCACAATCCGATTCATCGCTCAGGCCAGCGAGGTCAGTTGCGGTTTCATCCTCCTCGGTTACGTTTCTAGAATCTTCAACATCCTTGGTCTCATCTTGATCCTCTTCTTCACCCTCAAGATCTACCGCATCTCTCATCCCAATTCCAAGGCTCTCAAGCATTTCCCTCCGTACTATCCACCACCCAGATCTCCTCCCGCTCCCGCTCCCGCCCCCGCCCCGAAGATTCATCACGCTGTCGACGCTGACATCCCCAAACCCTCCTCCCGGAAGAAGTCTCAGATGGAGGACACTCTCGATGACAAGGAGGACCACGTTGAAGACGAGGTGTTCGACGTAATGGCGCTGAGAAATCTCGTCAAGTTTGAGAGGCAGAGGTTCAGTGCTGCTTGTGCTGAGATCGAGAATGAGAGGATTGCGGCTGCCTCCGCTGCTGAGGAGGCCATGGCCATGATCCTCAGGCTGCAGAATGAGAAGAGCGCCATTGAGATTCAGGCCAATCAGTTTCGGAGGATGATGGATCAGAAACAGGACTATGATAATGAGGTCATTGATAACTTGAGATGGTCCATTGTCCATCATGAGAATCAGAAGTCTTTGTTGGAGGAGCAGTTGGCCATTTACAGGGAGAAGCTCAGGCAGTTCTTGACTGATGATGAGATTGACCTGCTTGATGGCTCTGATAACCCTAGAGGTGGATTCTTGGATTTTGCTATTGAGTACGATGTTGATAATGCTGATGTTGATGATCCTGGTTCGGGGCCTGATAATGTTTATTCAGAAAATGATGATGATCATTCCCGTAATGCTTATTCagaaaataatgataatgatgaggATCATGCCCGTAATGCTTTTTCAGagtatgatgataatgatgatgatgatgctggtAATGCTTCTTCAGAAAATGATGTTGATGCCGGTAATGTTTCTTCAGAAAATGATCTTGATGCTGGTAATGCTTCTTCAGAAGCTGATAATGATGACGATCGTCATCATGCTTGA
- the LOC112786743 gene encoding pentatricopeptide repeat-containing protein At4g31070, mitochondrial-like — protein sequence MAVHEASASFNQRIKTLLSNGLYHQTFQLFRQLLFSGNHVNIFSVLPSLTKACSSAQCHALGTALHCLALKTGSHSDHVVSNSVISMYAKFMDTESARKVFDTMPQRDPITWNSMINCYLYNGYLTEALQTLKGAHLLGLAPKPELMARVVSMCGRNVCSRIGKQIHALVIVDERVQQWESVIFSTALVDFYFRCGESWMALHVFDGMDVKNEVTWTAIISGCTANHHYDAAFACFRAMQAEGVIPESALIALLTACAESGFAKHGKEIHGYAFRHWFASSHNFSSALINMYCQCGESLHLAELVFEGSSFRDVVLWSSIIGSYAQRGDGYKALKLFNKMLGEETEPNHVTLLEVISACTNLSSLKHGCPCHGYVLKFGFSSHISVGNALINMYAKCGCLDGSIKIFLEMPNRDSVSWSTLISAYGLHGCGEQALQLFHEMQERGVKSDAITLLAVLSACNHAGLVTEAQLVFKQASADCKIQLILEHYACLIDLLGRSGKLEDAMETLRTMPMEPSARMWSSLVSSCKLHGRLDIAEILVPQLIRSEPNNAANYALLNMIYAEHGHWLGVEKVREIMKLQKVKKINGLSRIEAVDERL from the coding sequence ATGGCCGTTCATGAAGCCTCTGCTTCATTCAACCAACGCATCAAAACCTTGCTCTCAAACGGTCTTTATCACCAAACGTTTCAACTTTTCAGACAACTCCTTTTCTCTGGCAACCATGTTAACATCTTCTCTGTTCTTCCATCACTCACCAAGGCGTGCTCCTCCGCCCAGTGCCACGCTCTCGGCACTGCCCTTCATTGCTTGGCTCTCAAGACAGGTTCTCACTCTGACCATGTTGTGTCCAATTCTGTCATCTCCATGTATGCAAAGTTTATGGATACTGAATCTGCACGGAAAGTGTTCGACACAATGCCTCAGAGAGACCCCATCACTTGGAACTCCATGATCAATTGTTATCTGTATAATGGGTACTTAACAGAAGCCTTGCAGACGTTGAAAGGTGCACACTTGCTCGGCCTTGCTCCGAAGCCGGAGCTGATGGCTAGAGTTGTGTCCATGTGTGGGAGGAATGTGTGTTCAAGGATAGGGAAACAGATTCATGCCCTTGTTATTGTTGATGAGAGGGTGCAGCAATGGGAGTCAGTGATTTTTTCAACAGCTCTTGTGGATTTTTATTTCAGGTGTGGCGAGTCTTGGATGGCTTTACATGTATTTGATGGAATGGATGTGAAGAATGAGGTTACTTGGACTGCAATCATATCTGGCTGCACTGCTAATCATCATTATGATGCTGCTTTTGCATGCTTTCGAGCAATGCAGGCTGAGGGAGTTATCCCAGAGAGTGCATTAATTGCTCTCTTAACGGCTTGTGCCGAGTCAGGCTTTGCAAAGCATGGGAAGGAGATTCATGGTTATGCCTTCCGTCACTGGTTTGCATCAAGTCATAATTTTTCATCAGCTCTCATAAATATGTATTGCCAATGTGGAGAATCACTGCATCTTGCTGAGCTAGTTTTTGAAGGGTCTAGTTTTAGAGATGTGGTGCTATGGAGTTCAATCATTGGGAGCTATGCGCAAAGAGGGGATGGCTACAAAGCCTTAAAGCTATTTAACAAGATGCTGGGCGAGGAAACTGAACCAAATCATGTTACTTTGCTCGAAGTAATCTCTGCCTGCACAAACTTATCTTCACTGAAACATGGTTGTCCATGCCATGGCTATGTCCTCAAATTTGGGTTTAGTTCACACATCTCTGTAGGAAATGCACTTATAAATATGTATGCCAAATGTGGTTGTCTGGATGGCTCAATTAAGATATTCTTAGAAATGCCAAATAGAGACTCTGTTTCATGGAGCACTTTGATCAGTGCCTACGGTCTTCATGGATGTGGTGAACAAGCATTGCAACTTTTTCATGAAATGCAAGAGAGAGGAGTGAAGTCAGACGCAATTACCTTACTCGCTGTATTATCTGCTTGTAATCATGCCGGTCTTGTAACTGAGGCGCAGCTGGTATTCAAACAAGCGAGTGCAGATTGTAAAATTCAATTAATCTTAGAGCACTATGCATGCCTTATTGATCTTCTTGGAAGGTCAGGCAAGCTTGAAGATGCAATGGAAACACTGAGAACCATGCCCATGGAACCAAGTGCAAGAATGTGGAGCTCTCTGGTATCCTCTTGTAAGCTTCATGGAAGATTGGACATTGCAGAAATACTAGTCCCACAGCTTATAAGATCAGAACCAAATAATGCTGCTAACTATGCATTGCTGAATATGATTTATGCCGAGCATGGTCATTGGCTTGGTGTAGAAAAAGTCAGGGAAATAATGAAACTGCAGAAGGTTAAGAAGATTAATGGGCTCAGCAGAATTGAGGCAGTAGATGAGAGGTTATAG
- the LOC112782630 gene encoding probable cinnamyl alcohol dehydrogenase 1, with translation MSSEDCLGWAARDASGHLSPYKFNRRAVGDDDVHVKITHCGVCYADIVWTRNKFGDSKYPVVPGHEIAGVVSKVGSNVKRFNVGDHVGVGTYVNSCRDCEYCDDRLEHQCSKGGVFTFNGVDSDGTITKGGYSNFIVVHERYCFKIPKSYPLASAAPLLCAGITVYSPMIRHKMNEQPGKSLGVIGLGGLGHMAVKFGKAFGLNVTVFSTSISKKDEALNLLGADNFVISSDEDQMKRLTKTLDFIIDTASGDHPFDPYLALLKTLGILVVVGAANEIKFSPVSLFFGLKTISGSSVGGTKDIQEMIDLCAEKNIYPKIEVIPIEYANEAIERVIKNDVKYRFVIDIENSLK, from the exons ATGAGTTCAGAAGATTGCCTTGGTTGGGCTGCAAGAGATGCATCTGGACATCTCTCACCATACAAATTCAATCGCAG GGCTGTAGGAGATGATGATGTTCATGTTAAGATCACACACTGTGGTGTTTGTTATGCTGATATCGTTTGGACAAGGAATAAATTTGGTGACTCCAAGTACCCTGTTGTGCCAGG acatGAGATTGCAGGCGTTGTGAGCAAGGTTGGTTCCAATGTCAAGCGTTTCAATGTTGGTGACCATGTTGGAGTGGGGACTTATGTCAACTCATGCCGCGACTGCGAGTATTGCGACGATAGACTAGAACATCAGTGCAGTAAGGGAGGAGTTTTTACCTTTAATGGGGTTGATTCTGATGGTACAATCACAAAGGGAGGATACTCCAATTTCATAGTAGTCCATGAAAG GTATTGTTTCAAGATACCAAAAAGTTATCCATTGGCTTCAGCAGCACCTTTGCTGTGTGCCGGAATCACTGTTTATTCGCCGATGATTCGCCACAAGATGAATGAGCAGCCGGGAAAATCTCTAGGAGTGATTGGCCTTGGTGGACTTGGTCACATGGCTGTTAAATTTGGAAAGGCTTTTGGTCTGAATGTAACAGTTTTCAGCACCAGCATATCTAAGAAAGATGAAGCCCTCAATCTGCTTGGTGCAGATAACTTTGTAATTTCATCTGATGAAGACCAAATGAAA AGATTAACAAAGACACTAGATTTTATAATTGACACAGCATCTGGTGATCATCCTTTTGATCCTTACTTGGCACTTCTGAAAACACTTGGTATTCTAGTAGTAGTTGGGGCTGCAAATGAAATCAAGTTCAGCCCTGTAAGCCTATTCTTCG GATTGAAGACTATTTCTGGAAGTTCTGTGGGAGGTACAAAAGATATACAAGAGATGATTGATTTATGTGCTGAAAAAAACATTTACCCAAAGATTGAAGTAATTCCTATTGAGTATGCTAATGAAGCTATTGAAAGGGTCATAAAAAATGATGTCAAGTATCGGTTTGTGATTGATATTGAAAATTCCCTGAAGTAA